The Sorghum bicolor cultivar BTx623 chromosome 6, Sorghum_bicolor_NCBIv3, whole genome shotgun sequence genome contains the following window.
ACCATCTTTGCATGCTTATACACCACTCATGTTGTTGGTAGGCTGGTAGCTTTTGTTTCTCACTGTACCGCCAGTGATATCCCATTACCTCTCAACTTAATTTGGGCAACTATGTCCTCCACTGAACTTATTATATTTCACAGGAACAAAAGTCTACTTCTCATCTTTGTATCCAAGTAGGGAAAAGTGGAAATGTGGACTCATGCAAATACGGCACTTCTTGTCGTTTCAGCCATGACataaatgcttatttgtctcAGGTATTATTTTATTTGCCTATATAAATGGTTAGTGAGCTTTAACTTATTTAATCCTAAATTGCCTTTTCGTGTGCAGAAACCAGCTGACCTTGAAGGCACATGCCCATTTACCTCACTGGGACAGTTGTGTCCATATGGAATAACTTGTCGATTCCTTAGTACGCATAAGGATACCCCTGATCCTCAAAATCATCCAGAAGGAAACCATGAGAGAAATCCTTTgagcaaagaaattcaaaagcTCTTATGGAAGAGCAAATATAAATTTCCCAAGGCCAGTGCCCAAATCAAACTTCTTGGTCTTAAGGTATATAGTTAACTTCTACCAATGTCTAGCCATATCTCTGATCTCccaattttccttttttttgtatCTCTTGATTTTCTACAATAAAGCAACCTTCCTATGCATTTATTCTCATTGTGTTCAATTTGCTTCTTAAAAGGTTACAAGTTACTTTGATCATGGGTACATATAATACATGTGTTGGTGTTGGTGGTAAGCATCTGCCTAAAGTGTAGTGCCTTCCTTCAAAATTGAATATATCAATGGCATGCAGCAAACCAATATGATTGCCCAAAATTGTAATATTGTATTCTTAATTGGGGAAAGTCCAAATTACTACCTCCAAGTATCATATCACTTATGTCCAAATATCCTCCAAAACTGAAGTTTGGTTCGATTTACTCCCCTTAACTATTTCAGTCGGTCCAATTTACCCCTTAATAagatttttctttttcatttctcTACATTACAAGTTGAATTTTAACTTCAAGTTTTGTGTGGTGATAGTGGACACCataaattatttttaaaaatacATTATGAATTTTATGTCATTATGTTTAATACTATATGTCCTAACCTGTCAAAATAATGATACAAATTATGAAATCTTTTAAACACAATTTATGGTGCTAGATATACCCTCATAAAATTTGGAATTAAAAATCAACTTGAATTTGGAGAAACAAAAAAGTCAAAATCTTGTTGAGGGGTAAATTGGACCAACTGAAATAATTAAGGGGAATAAACCAAACCAAACAATAGTTTAAGGGGTTATCTAGACATTGGCCATGCTTGAGGGTAGTATTTTGGACGTTTTTCTTCTTAATTCTGGACATCAGATTCATTTGTTGGTTCTTATATAGCGGGCCAAGTATATTGTTTAGAATCTACTCTTGGCTATGACATGTTTTGTCTAGTTTCTGGTTCAACCTGTAGTTGTGTTGGTCCATTACTCTTCCCCCACCACCCCTAAATAAGTCCAGATCCTTTCATTGCCACTATTTTCTGGTTCCTATGGTCCTACCACTATCAATCTTTTGGTACATTTATGATGCAGGATGGAAACAAGAATAAAGCAGAAGCAGCAAATGATAATCCAGATGAAACATGTGAGCTGAATGGTGATGAGAAAACGTCTCTTTCTAGCATTCCTGTGAATGTTGAACCTGATCCCACGTTGTGCAAAGAAATAGATAATTCAGAGGGACATCCTTTGGTTGTTAACTCGGTTGAATCTGTGGAGCCAAGGCCATCAAAGAAATCAAAGGTTGAAGTTGATGAAACTCAGGACCATGGAACTGGTAATTTGGTTCTGAACTCAGATATTGTTTAACATTCCCATGTTTCTTATTTTTATTATCTCCTAACTCAATTTCCTATTTCTTTGATACTTTTAACCCTTTTTACTATATCATGGATTAGGTATGCATGACAATGGGGCTGAATCTGAAGCTGTTAATTTAATCAATGGAGTAAAAGTTTCCTCAAACAACCAAAGTTCCTGCAAAGTTGATCTGATCACAACACCTCATTTACGTGAAAAGAAAATTATAGATTTTCGAGAGAAGCTGTACCTTGCTCCCTTGACCACTGTTGGGAATCTTCCTTTTCGGAGGCTCTGTAAAACCTTGGGAGCTGATGTTACTTGTGGAGAAATGGCTATGAGCACAAATCTTTTGCAGGTTAGATCAAGATATTTCTTCATTCTATCTTTCCTTTTTCTGAGTGAAAATTTTGCAACATGCACTATTGAATTTGCTAGCAAAGTTCATAGGTTATTACCAGCTTGATTTTCTTCATGAGGTCTTCTGATATTTTCATGTAGGGGCAAGCTTCAGAGTGGGCTTTGCTGCGACGGCATCCATCAGAGGATTTGTTTGGGGTGCAAATCTGTGGACCGTATCCAGATACGGTAGCACGGACAGTTGAACTTGTGGATAATGAATGTCCAGTTGACTTCATAGACATAAATATGGGCTGCCCAATTGATATAGTTGTCAACAAGGGTGCTGGATCATCATTGCTCACAAAGCCTATGAGGATTAGGAGTATTGTACAAGCAGCATCTTCTGTTACTGAAAAACCATTAACTGTTAAGGTAATGCAGCCATCAAATTCTGAAGATCAGCTAATTAGTGACTAGAGCTAGATTTTTGTAATTTCACACAGATGGGAAGATGCCTGTCTATATGCATTTGGTCATGTATGGCGCTTAACCATTTTTTAGGTAGAAATTGCAGAAGTACTTTACTTATCTTCCTCACTGTTGCTTGGTTTCAGGTAAGAACAGCTTTCTTTGAGGGCAGGAATCGTGCTGATTCTATAGTTTCAGATATCTACGACTGGGGTGCTTCAGCCATAACAATACATGGTCGATCACGGCAACAACGCTACAGCAAACTTGCTGATTGGGACTATATCTACCAGTGTGCACAGAAGGCTCCTGACTATTTGCATGTCATTGGAAATGGTGATGTATTCTCCTTTACTGACTGGAACAAACATGTTTCAGACTGCTCCAAAATTTCTACTTGCATGATTGCTAGAGGTGCACTTATCAAGGTTAGCATCTGACATTTTACACGTTTCTGCATATCTCGGATGCAACTTTTGCTGACCTCCTTTCCATCACCATATACATTTGTTGGAGCTCACATTGAATATTTCTGAATGGAACTTACAAATGGAGATGCAGATTTTCAGTCCTAAAGAGTAAACTTCAATCAGAACCATCACATTTATAAACAAAAACATATTTCTTAGACTTTTCACTCCAATGTGAAAAATGTTCATGAATGTTTCATCCTTGCTGTTTTGCATTCTGCTCTTCCTAAAGTT
Protein-coding sequences here:
- the LOC8080272 gene encoding tRNA-dihydrouridine(47) synthase [NAD(P)(+)]-like, whose translation is MAATAPATDPPDASPAVTEDAPTPARPTPAELVARAVAPVKPAFLRPPPVREAPKEEGGGGGAVVKVEKKSKRQLKRERHQEQKSTSHLCIQVGKSGNVDSCKYGTSCRFSHDINAYLSQKPADLEGTCPFTSLGQLCPYGITCRFLSTHKDTPDPQNHPEGNHERNPLSKEIQKLLWKSKYKFPKASAQIKLLGLKDGNKNKAEAANDNPDETCELNGDEKTSLSSIPVNVEPDPTLCKEIDNSEGHPLVVNSVESVEPRPSKKSKVEVDETQDHGTGMHDNGAESEAVNLINGVKVSSNNQSSCKVDLITTPHLREKKIIDFREKLYLAPLTTVGNLPFRRLCKTLGADVTCGEMAMSTNLLQGQASEWALLRRHPSEDLFGVQICGPYPDTVARTVELVDNECPVDFIDINMGCPIDIVVNKGAGSSLLTKPMRIRSIVQAASSVTEKPLTVKVRTAFFEGRNRADSIVSDIYDWGASAITIHGRSRQQRYSKLADWDYIYQCAQKAPDYLHVIGNGDVFSFTDWNKHVSDCSKISTCMIARGALIKPWLFTEIKEQRHWDITSGERLNILKDFVRFGLEHWGSDSKGVETTRHFLLEWLSYTCRYIPVGLLDVIPQRLNWRPPSYYGRDDLETLMVSDSAADWIRISEMLLGKVPEGFTFAPKHKSNAYDRAENG